Proteins from a single region of Undibacterium sp. KW1:
- a CDS encoding bifunctional alpha/beta hydrolase/class I SAM-dependent methyltransferase: MTTELQTKWLCNESGFDSHDSTRLFYRSWQPLAIPAGQPQKALIFLHRGHEHSGRIGPLVEQFGFTQDWAFAWDARGHGNSPGERGDAPDFQTMVRDFDSFINHIQQSYGIDKENMLIVANSVGAVIAATWLHDYAPRVRGVVMAAAAFDINLYVPLAKPALRFATCFKPDLFVTSYIRSSMLTHSAEQAKAYDADPLITKNISARVLLDLADTAKRVVQDAQAIDAPVLMLVADKDYVVKQAPQKQFFETISSTLKRYILIENCHHAIFYESENQVQQAIQAAKDFINECYAKELLPLPHYFKADTLSQSARQYQALQQGKLGGALENAFYGMQKFMLSHLGRLSNGMTIGLQHGFDSGASLDYVYRNQAGGRLLIGGMIDRGYLDAIGWRGIRQRKVQMQQTLSDLIQQYPADQPVRILDIAAGGGRYVLETIKRFQNRNIEISLRDFDQANLDQAKLLAERLQLKNKISYQCRDAFAATSYPAEEDAYDIVIVSGLYELFSDNVLVLASLRGIQQQLKIGGYLVYTGQPWHPQLLMIAKTLNTHRGQSWQMRPRPQAEMDALVASIGCKKIATQLGIAGIFTVSVAQRDAAVPVLSD, encoded by the coding sequence ATGACAACAGAATTGCAAACAAAATGGCTGTGCAATGAATCTGGCTTCGATAGCCATGACAGTACCCGTTTGTTTTACCGCAGCTGGCAACCGCTGGCGATTCCTGCAGGCCAGCCACAAAAAGCCCTGATATTTTTACACCGCGGTCATGAACATTCTGGCCGTATAGGCCCGCTGGTAGAGCAATTTGGTTTTACCCAGGACTGGGCTTTTGCCTGGGACGCGCGTGGCCATGGCAATTCACCGGGTGAGCGCGGTGATGCACCTGATTTCCAAACCATGGTGCGCGATTTTGACAGCTTCATCAATCACATCCAGCAGAGCTATGGTATAGACAAAGAAAACATGCTCATCGTGGCAAACAGTGTGGGTGCCGTGATTGCCGCAACCTGGCTGCATGACTATGCACCGCGCGTGCGTGGTGTGGTCATGGCGGCTGCTGCATTTGATATCAACCTGTATGTGCCGCTGGCCAAGCCAGCGTTGCGTTTTGCCACCTGCTTCAAGCCTGACTTGTTTGTCACCAGCTATATACGCTCATCCATGCTCACGCATTCTGCTGAACAAGCCAAAGCCTATGATGCCGACCCGCTGATTACCAAGAATATATCTGCAAGGGTTTTGCTGGATCTGGCCGATACTGCCAAGCGCGTAGTGCAGGATGCCCAGGCGATAGATGCACCCGTGTTAATGCTGGTCGCCGATAAGGATTACGTCGTCAAGCAGGCGCCGCAAAAGCAGTTTTTTGAAACGATCTCTTCGACACTGAAGCGCTATATCCTCATAGAAAACTGCCATCATGCGATTTTTTATGAGAGCGAAAACCAGGTGCAGCAAGCCATACAGGCCGCTAAGGATTTCATCAATGAATGTTATGCCAAAGAGCTGTTACCCTTGCCGCATTACTTCAAGGCAGATACCTTAAGCCAGAGTGCGCGCCAATACCAGGCATTGCAGCAAGGCAAATTGGGTGGGGCGCTGGAAAACGCCTTTTACGGCATGCAAAAATTCATGCTCAGTCATCTGGGTAGACTCAGCAATGGCATGACGATAGGTTTGCAACACGGCTTTGATTCCGGCGCATCACTCGATTATGTCTATCGCAACCAGGCAGGTGGCCGTTTGCTGATAGGCGGTATGATAGACCGTGGTTATCTGGATGCGATAGGCTGGCGCGGCATACGCCAGCGCAAGGTACAGATGCAGCAGACTTTGTCTGACCTGATACAGCAATACCCGGCAGACCAGCCTGTGCGCATACTTGATATTGCTGCCGGTGGAGGTCGCTATGTGCTGGAAACCATCAAACGCTTCCAGAACCGCAATATAGAAATCAGCCTGCGCGACTTTGACCAGGCCAATCTGGATCAGGCCAAATTACTCGCAGAACGTTTGCAGTTGAAAAACAAGATCAGCTATCAATGCCGCGATGCCTTTGCCGCAACCAGTTACCCGGCGGAAGAAGATGCCTATGACATCGTCATCGTCTCTGGTTTGTATGAGCTGTTCAGTGACAATGTCCTGGTACTGGCATCCTTGCGCGGCATACAGCAGCAATTGAAAATTGGCGGGTACCTGGTGTACACTGGCCAGCCATGGCATCCGCAGTTATTGATGATCGCCAAGACCCTGAATACCCATCGCGGCCAGTCATGGCAAATGCGCCCACGCCCACAGGCAGAGATGGATGCCCTGGTCGCCAGCATAGGTTGCAAAAAAATTGCGACGCAGCTCGGTATAGCGGGGATATTTACGGTGTCGGTGGCGCAGCGTGATGCGGCAGTGCCCGTTTTATCCGATTGA
- a CDS encoding CDP-alcohol phosphatidyltransferase family protein: MSFSIYQLKPRFQQLLQPLLAGLAKRHITPNQVTLLAMVLSIAYGIALACYPQNKNLWLGLPVFMFVRMALNAIDGMLANVTQQKTAFGAIFNEVADQVSDAALVLPFALVAGIHLPLLIAVAMLALLTEFAGVAALLAGSKRRFDGPMGKSDRAFAFGLLALLVAFQLPAIWLNAVLLIVLLLLLWTLFNRIKRALPHHAAPPTP; the protein is encoded by the coding sequence ATGAGTTTTTCTATCTACCAACTGAAGCCGCGCTTCCAGCAATTGCTACAACCTTTGCTGGCGGGCCTGGCGAAACGACATATCACGCCAAATCAGGTGACTCTGCTGGCGATGGTCCTGTCCATCGCCTATGGCATTGCGCTGGCTTGTTATCCGCAGAATAAAAACTTGTGGCTGGGGCTACCGGTCTTTATGTTCGTGCGCATGGCGCTGAATGCGATAGATGGCATGCTGGCCAACGTCACCCAGCAAAAAACTGCCTTTGGAGCCATTTTCAATGAAGTGGCAGATCAGGTTTCAGATGCCGCCCTGGTCTTGCCTTTTGCCCTGGTGGCAGGCATACATCTGCCCTTGTTGATTGCAGTGGCTATGCTGGCCCTGCTGACAGAGTTTGCTGGCGTTGCAGCCTTACTGGCAGGTTCCAAGCGCCGCTTTGATGGCCCCATGGGCAAAAGCGACCGCGCTTTTGCCTTTGGTTTGCTGGCCCTGCTTGTAGCTTTTCAACTACCAGCGATCTGGCTGAATGCGGTGTTGCTCATCGTCCTGCTACTCTTGCTCTGGACTTTGTTCAATCGGATAAAACGGGCACTGCCGCATCACGCTGCGCCACCGACACCGTAA
- a CDS encoding phosphatase PAP2 family protein yields MPSTPAPVQHRLRHWLLNSLAFGLCYLAANLLAQQQGVIRHAALSFEAGIPFLQWMILPYLSSGLFFCLTFFVVHSQDQLRLLSQRLLLATVIAAFIFVLYPLQFSWPRPAISSIWCAYLYDYLALMDKPYNQLPSLHVAYCLLFWSALREHVRTRLLRMALAAWLLLTAASTVFTYQHHLLDVLGGSLLGLFCVVFIKPKRAEPHVAFYYLIFASVFFITGFIFAHSWLALYIACSLALVSLAYYRNDVYFLHKKQGQYPWWIWFMYAPYLLGYQLTWLAVVWRERRKPVIIKLTDRLWVGRRLSSREAKQLPPDCSIIDLANELSETPALRKHAYRHFPLLDLLKPGKPVSDEILQYMRQEIETGKTVYLHCAMGYSRCILLAKLYMSQGTNSRP; encoded by the coding sequence ATGCCATCCACTCCTGCACCTGTGCAACACCGCTTGCGTCACTGGTTGCTGAATTCCCTGGCATTTGGCTTGTGCTATCTGGCCGCCAATCTGCTGGCGCAGCAGCAAGGAGTGATAAGGCACGCTGCCCTGTCATTTGAGGCTGGCATCCCGTTTTTGCAATGGATGATACTGCCCTACCTCAGTTCAGGCCTGTTTTTTTGCCTGACATTCTTTGTAGTGCACAGCCAGGATCAATTACGCCTGCTTAGCCAGCGCCTGTTGCTGGCAACCGTCATTGCAGCCTTCATCTTCGTGCTCTACCCTCTGCAATTCAGTTGGCCCAGACCTGCCATCTCCTCTATATGGTGTGCATATCTATATGATTATCTGGCGCTAATGGATAAACCATATAATCAATTACCCTCGCTGCATGTTGCTTACTGCCTGTTATTCTGGAGCGCCTTGCGCGAGCATGTCCGCACAAGGCTGCTACGCATGGCGCTGGCCGCGTGGTTACTTCTCACAGCTGCCTCGACGGTATTCACTTATCAACACCATTTGCTGGATGTGCTTGGCGGCAGTTTGCTGGGATTGTTTTGCGTCGTCTTTATCAAACCGAAAAGAGCAGAACCGCATGTGGCGTTTTATTACCTGATATTTGCCAGCGTATTTTTTATCACAGGCTTCATCTTTGCCCATAGCTGGCTGGCTTTGTACATAGCATGCAGTCTCGCTCTGGTCAGTCTGGCTTATTATCGTAACGATGTTTACTTCCTGCATAAAAAACAGGGGCAATATCCGTGGTGGATATGGTTCATGTATGCACCTTATTTGCTCGGTTACCAGCTTACCTGGCTGGCCGTTGTCTGGCGTGAGAGGCGCAAACCCGTCATCATCAAATTGACAGATCGACTCTGGGTGGGGCGCCGCCTCAGTAGCCGGGAGGCAAAACAACTGCCGCCAGATTGCAGCATCATCGACCTGGCAAATGAACTCAGCGAAACGCCTGCCTTGCGCAAGCACGCTTATAGACATTTCCCTCTGCTTGATCTGCTCAAGCCAGGCAAACCGGTAAGCGATGAAATCTTGCAATACATGCGCCAGGAAATTGAAACGGGCAAAACGGTTTACCTGCATTGCGCCATGGGTTATAGCCGATGTATATTGCTGGCCAAACTGTATATGTCACAAGGAACAAACAGCAGACCATGA
- a CDS encoding patatin-like phospholipase family protein, whose translation MNQVKKYKRCMVLAGGGFRFGIYLGMYAAACEAGRAPDILLASCGGAIAASIIAGFPDDAQRKAWLSSEEMYHYWSGLKSSPRAGIVRALALAAKRGFGRDSASTIPDLFNEYLFEIPAELPLPRLAAIEQSVATAIIGGKLLFDENEVGLARGQRKLFAETVFCGPRAAALLDGMTSPLADPRWGEHAISEQLLCDVQTPTSLAARISITDMFYFRCHTHTDGNYFGGVLDLFPIEIAKRLADEVMMEFKQSFDQAFSIPAWRTVLGLDGNARLRYANGQAVDVRIDTSDVATVLAKESVQKKLDWRNNRIRLSMPENHATYAAYMEAQWQYGYARGMEAFTRQTAYDEAMIRHSDKYSRGVA comes from the coding sequence ATGAATCAAGTTAAAAAATATAAACGCTGCATGGTATTGGCAGGTGGTGGATTTCGTTTTGGTATTTACCTGGGCATGTACGCAGCCGCCTGCGAGGCTGGCCGTGCGCCAGATATCCTGCTGGCCAGTTGCGGCGGCGCGATTGCGGCAAGCATCATTGCCGGGTTTCCTGACGATGCGCAACGCAAGGCATGGCTGAGCTCGGAAGAAATGTACCATTACTGGAGCGGTTTGAAATCTTCTCCCAGGGCAGGCATAGTCCGCGCGTTGGCCTTGGCCGCTAAACGTGGTTTTGGGCGTGACTCTGCCAGCACCATACCTGACCTGTTCAATGAATACCTGTTTGAAATCCCGGCGGAATTGCCCTTGCCAAGATTGGCGGCAATCGAGCAGTCAGTAGCGACTGCCATCATAGGTGGCAAATTGCTGTTTGATGAAAATGAAGTCGGCCTGGCCCGTGGCCAGCGCAAATTATTTGCCGAGACCGTGTTTTGTGGTCCAAGAGCAGCGGCACTGCTGGATGGCATGACCTCACCACTGGCAGACCCGCGCTGGGGGGAGCATGCCATTTCAGAGCAGTTATTGTGCGATGTGCAAACGCCAACCAGTCTGGCAGCACGTATTTCTATCACTGACATGTTTTATTTCCGTTGCCATACCCATACCGATGGTAATTATTTTGGCGGTGTACTGGACTTGTTCCCCATTGAGATCGCAAAACGCCTGGCAGATGAAGTCATGATGGAATTCAAACAGAGTTTTGACCAGGCTTTTTCCATCCCTGCCTGGCGCACGGTCCTGGGCCTCGATGGCAATGCCCGCCTGCGCTATGCAAATGGACAGGCAGTTGATGTGCGTATCGATACATCCGACGTGGCAACGGTCTTGGCCAAAGAATCAGTACAAAAGAAACTGGACTGGCGTAATAACCGCATACGCCTGAGCATGCCAGAAAACCATGCCACCTATGCAGCCTATATGGAGGCCCAATGGCAATATGGTTATGCACGCGGCATGGAAGCCTTCACCCGGCAAACAGCCTATGACGAAGCCATGATACGCCACAGCGACAAATACAGCAGGGGCGTGGCCTAG
- a CDS encoding SDR family oxidoreductase: MKSIMVIGGTSGIGLALARHYLQRGARVAVCGRDLQRLPADLHGVVSYQLDIADRADLSQAIDDFALQGLDMLIVTAGIYYNTRSHMLDEAATLHMLRTNVSGLSHAFELAAEKMLLQKSGQLVAISSVAGLLHDYPGASVYSATKRSVLSLCDTYCIALKPFSIAVTAIVPGYIDTAKLRTLNEGDASHKPFIMSEQKAVALIVEAIAAQCDRLVFPWQMNWLITALNLLPKWVLKLRK, from the coding sequence ATGAAGAGCATCATGGTCATAGGCGGCACCAGCGGCATAGGCCTGGCGCTTGCCCGTCACTATTTGCAGCGCGGTGCCAGAGTCGCAGTCTGTGGTCGTGACTTGCAACGCCTGCCCGCTGACTTGCATGGGGTAGTCAGTTATCAACTCGATATCGCAGATCGCGCCGACTTGTCACAAGCCATTGATGACTTTGCTTTGCAGGGCCTGGACATGCTCATCGTCACCGCCGGTATTTATTACAATACCCGCAGCCATATGCTGGATGAGGCTGCCACCCTGCACATGCTGCGCACCAATGTCAGTGGCCTGAGCCATGCATTTGAACTGGCAGCCGAAAAAATGCTGCTGCAAAAGTCGGGGCAACTGGTGGCCATCTCATCGGTTGCGGGTTTGCTGCACGATTATCCCGGCGCGTCCGTCTATAGCGCGACCAAGCGCAGTGTCTTGAGTTTGTGCGATACCTACTGCATTGCACTCAAACCATTTTCCATTGCCGTGACTGCGATAGTACCTGGCTATATTGATACCGCGAAGCTGCGTACCTTGAATGAGGGCGATGCCAGTCATAAGCCTTTTATCATGTCTGAGCAGAAGGCCGTGGCCTTGATTGTAGAAGCTATTGCCGCGCAGTGCGACAGGCTGGTGTTTCCTTGGCAGATGAATTGGTTGATTACGGCATTGAATTTGTTGCCGAAGTGGGTGTTGAAGTTGAGGAAATAG